The genome window ACTTTTGGAGACACCTACTGTACCAGCGTTATGTGAGATTTCAAGACTTAAAATGATCTGTTTTTGTAGATTGTGCTTTAAGAAGTCCCAGCTGCTTTTACGATAACTTCACTTTTAAGGCAAGCAAATGCAAATGAACTCTGAGTAGTTTCAAACTGTAACACCGCCAGTTTACTAAAGATTAATACTGGAAATATCTTGAAAGAGCCAGATGTTTTCTGTAGGAGAAAATCACTGATTGAATTTAGTGATCAGTTTAACTGAAGCAACGGTGACATCTAATGGTCAAATGTGGTGGTGCACGAGGATGCAAGGTCTCAtgacatgcttttccggttatcacccgtccccttgtgctatgaagctttttctgcatgtaaacggtctgcagagtcacacaccctcaaagtacaccctgtagcgagtaaaactctaacacagagaagacctgtctgtgctgccccagaacgcctcgttggggatttctctttttccattgtttactacTTGGGTATAGTGAAGTATTTGGGTATAGTTATGTTACGTAGCCGTTAtgtttggaccaatccgcggattTACAcacgctctcgctctctctctctctctctctctactctctctctctctctctctctctctctctctctctctctctctctctctctctctctctctctctctctctctctctctctctctctctctctctctctctctctctctctctctctctctcggcgggacgttgcgaggctcgctgctgcgaggagcgggacactgtgagctggctcactggtgtggggttggcgagacaccgcggaactcagcctgagtactcacacaaactcccagccaggctgcgggtgtgtgtgtttcgggctgggtttcgctgtctcgcagacggccccatggctcacagggaggggggggcaggagctccaacaagccgtttaggacagagagtgaatacacatactatacagagatgctgtttgagaaaccaatgtgagtttggaaaattacacaatatacatgtattttagtagacctcaacaatggaattatgatcagtagaaatggccgtgacatgaTATATATATCACATGCAGTGTATAGCAGCTGTTTTCAATATTGAGACTCTTTTGCTATCAAATCTCACACATCTTTCATCAAAATAAGCAAGAAAAAAGTTGATCAACACGGAATAATGGAtcataatatttatttatttaataaagatatgttcacattcattatatattcCCTCAAATACAACAGTACATAAATCACTATCTGATCAGACCTCTGCTCTTTCCCAACAATATAATATTAAGTGATGCACGTAGATTACACGTAGGTAAACAGCTTAAAAACTAATGAGTGAAACCAGTAAggcaaatgtgttgtaacttgtTGAGAATGTTTTTGCAGCAAAAGAAACCTTCTCACAAGTCAAACTTTACATTTCATACTTAACATATATAACCATAAACAACTTTTGTTTGTACCCAATTAAGACCGGCAGTGACATCTGTAAGATGATGCATTCCAGGTTCACAGAAATCCTGCTTCAGACGGTCACAGCAGTACCGCCTCTTGCTCTGGAGAGGGCGCTACAGTTCTTCCACAATTTCAACCAGACTGCTGCTCGGGGTTTCCCTCCAATGATGGCTGGTATAATCAGACGGTTGAAGTTATCTTCATTGTAAATCTGTGAATGAACAGAGGGGAGAAATGCATATAAAATCGCAATCATTTGATGCTTTCAGTTGTACATTATTTGGATCAGTCGTGTGTTAAgcaagaagaaaaagagaatcaTTCTGGAGGCAATTTTTGAattgaaaaaaatgaaagtaCTCTGTCTTTAGTTAAAAAACCACATAATATACGTTTGGGTTATTGAAGGGATCCGGACTAATGCTGCTTACCTTCCTCAGTTTTTCCGAACCAAGCCAATAAAGTAGGAGCAGATGCCTCGAAGCGACCTCCAGCAGTACTGCTGAGCCAGCCTCTTAGCGTTGCTCTCCACAGGTGGTGTCAGAGGTTGTGAATTGGTTCTCGCTGTGGGCTGTGCTTTGGGTTGCCTTGTAGAATCGGGTCTTATTGGTTGAGGTTGAGGTCTGGCAGGCTGTGCGGCTGGTTTTGCCCTCGTTGGAGCCTCCGGCGATGTTCTGGAGAAGGAACCGGTTGAGAAGACCATTTGAGACTCATCGCCTGCCTTCCTGCACATGTGGGGTTTGATCTGCCTCGGCCCCAGGCAGGCGTTGTGCAGTTTTCTGAGGCCCCACATCATCTGCACGAAGTAGTGGCGAGGGTTCTTGTTGTAGCTGCCGCAGGTGTGAGCCTGTCCGATGTACTCGCACCAGTAGGAGCGCTGCTGGCTCTGGCACATCAGCCTCAGCCGTGTGTACTCCCCCTGACCCGTGATGGTCATGGTGCACTGGTCCTTGGCCTTGGTGTTGAATTGAATGGGATTGTTCCAGATGCTTTGTCTGTTCGCAGTCTGAGCCTCGGCGGACCAAAGGCAGCAGGCGAGCGAGAGCAGCAGAGCGCTGACCTGGGTCCACATGGTGTGAGACTGATGCTGAGTGTAAGAGGAGGAGAGATTGACTGCTCGAGCTGACGTCCCTCCTGCTATTTATTGGCCGAGCAAGGAATTCATGTTGCGAAAAAAAGCGGACTAAACAAAGCCTATatgggaagaggaggaggaggctccATCAGCTGTCTGGAGGAGGCAGGGACCACCAACTGTTTACAGTAATGCTCGTGTTCGTCATGGTGATACGTCATCAAAAGTACAACCTGTCCCACATAAAGAAGAACCACATGATGTCAATTTCATCTTATAGACCATTTTCTTCTCTGCACACAGTATAGTTTTCAGAAATGTCTGCTGAGTACATCTCATTCAGAAAGTAATGTCTGGAAGTGCGCTCATGTAAACGAGCCCGAGTTCCTGCTTGTTTTTAAAAGGCAGTTCGAGCTCACAACCATGCTGGGTACCCTATCATTTCCTTCCCAAATATAAACACAATCAGACTGCACAACCACAAAGTAACGTGTGTGGAAGTCACACATGGCAGACTACATTCAGTGTGGAGCGCGGAAAGTCATTTTGTCAATTGAGAAATAACGGGAAATGTCTGTAAAAGACCAGGGGGTTTAGCGTGTGTGTGCGGTTGGGTATGCTATGTAAAACGTTGCTTTTTTCATTTCCATACAGAGAGAAAGGTCCCATTGTGAGACATGAGTGAAAACTAATTGTAGCGTAGGCCTACCACGAGTAAACTTAATGTTTATGGATATACAGTAAAAACAGACAACTTTTTCGCGGTTATTTACTTATGTAAAAATAAATAGTAAGTAGTCTTCCATTCAATACTATGTAAAATGCATGGTTTTTACAGCTTGGAAGGAGGGGGTGGACATCACAATGGGTCCTTCTGAAATGCACTAGTATAAGAGTGGCACACAAATGTAAATACTCAATGAAAAGCATCTCAAAATGATGTGTATTTATTTGCCCCATAGTGAATTTCACTTATCCCATCAGGAGTGTCATCACCATTCTAGGATGACATTTTCTGATATAAAATTCTTAAGCTCCCATCTTTTTCTAAATACAGAATCAGCAGTGTTGCTCATTCAACTCTTCTCTACCCCCTGAGAGATCTGTGTTCTCCTGAGATTGCAGCATATTCACCGCACACTTTGTCCGATGCCTCTTATCTTATCGAGTTTAAAACGGCTTCCACTATCTATTCCTGTAAGGCGCTGTTTTGTGTGGCTGCTCTAAACATAGGACAATAAGCTATgaaataacaatacaaatattaataaaacaataacaatCCTGAGAGTAGACGGTTTTGTGCTTTTCTCCAGAGCCCATTATAGTGCACATTATTGTAGGAGCCATTGGATCCCCTGCTCTTAGTGTAAAGCTCTAccacagtgtttctcaaactttttcataccaaggaccacttaaccaataaaataatactcgcggaccacctaactccaaaaCCTAtccaaacacatcgttttttacaaatcgcctgaaaatgatacaaacaagtggccacatgtgtgatgaaggtgtttatctgggctatatcatgcaatcgaaagtgaaacttaagctcgctccattgcggagatattcccgcgagagtgcgggaaacttaaattaattaattaatttcaaatgtgaaatgttaccaatatactcacggaccactagggggcgctcacggaccaccagtggtccgcggaccacactttgagaagcactgctctaccAATACAGAATGTCAGAAAACAAACATTGCCTATACCAAAATGTACAACTTGTTCTGAATTGCAAAAGCAACCATTCTACCGTAATGTACAACTTGTGTAAACTGGGAAATAACCATTTTAAAAACAGTGACGGATGTGCAAGTAAACACATACAAAATAGAATTGTGTCTGAACCGCTGCTTCTGtttttgaatgttttttttgtttgttctcATGTGTGTTTTATACAAGCCTAATTAGAAGTAGGAACGAGTCTGCATGTGGTTTTTCGGTGGTGTTTATCCACACGCTGGTTGGTGCAGAAGGAAAATAGCTGACCAGTAATGCAACCAGTGGGCTCTGGCCAGAAGTGGCAGCACCACAGAAGAATGTGCAGGATTGTGTTAAAGTTTTAAAATACTCTATGAGCAGGATGTCTCATTTTTCCAGTGCTGCAATGTGACtaagaagtacatttactcaggtCTTTAATTAGGTGTTAAGTAAACCCTGCTACTTTATACATCATtacttttatttacttttcatTTTGATAAATCATTAACAAAAATATATCGTCAACAATTACATTATGATACATTTCTTGAAGAACTTTTTTTTGCATACACATTCGAGTCCCACTTATGATCAACTTCTTCCACCATTTTCTCTGACTACTGAATTCAAATAGTGATAAGATATTTAAAGGGACTGTATAGTCCCTTTAAATATCTTATCACTATTTGAATTCATGTAGCCTTAAATATTTACAGTTTGCCAATCTTGCTTGTATTCAAGTGtgctatgttttttttttagactgcactgtaacttttatccatgtatttttccttttaatgtttattttattagcttttcttttttaatgcttaatgtctttcattttttgtaaagcactttgaattgccttgcgttgaaaagttctatataaataaactttcctTGCCTGTTTTTTTTGGTACTTTTCCAAAAATATTGCATTTCTTTTCTGATTTCCAAAAAACGCACTTCCCATTCAAGACACCACACTTGCTATGTTGACAGAACCAGTTTGGCAATTGTTGTGAAGGCACTACATGAAATGAAaactgaaaaacaaaacaatgataGATTGAATTTCAAAGTTTATTCACAATTTATACACTCTCTTCGTCCCCCCCACATACGAAGTTCCTCTTCAGTTGCTCCATCAGTGCCTAACTTTAGAGCATCACTGTTCAAACCTTTCTTTGATGTATCTGAAGGTTCAGATACACGATACCGAGTATTAGCACTTAAAGTAAAATCACACCATTGATCTCCCAAGACGGGTCACATACAGACGCTATAGCGGACAAGAATGATGGCCTGTCAAAGTGAGCCCACTGGTACTTCAAGAATGTCCATCTTAATAAAGAAACAAGTAAAACCTTCCATCTAAAGACATGCTTTAGATTTTGAATGATGATCTCAGTAAGATTTTCACATTAAGACTATAGTATGCAGCATACTGCTTATGAATATTTAGCATATGCAGTAGTTTATAAGTTACTGTATGTAGAACAAGAGAGCTAGCTAGATTTCTAGCTGTAGATActgggggtgtttctcaatgtcgagtccgcttgcttggtagcacgtcttccaagtcacttgcttcagaagcgaggcaagaatacttcctggcattcggaaaacgaagagtggaacaggcaagtgtgcaggtgtgcgtctaATGAGAGGCCGCGCTTTTgtttttccgccacagatttggggaaattggtccgtgcgcaaagcattgtggggattttaagaccgcggagtctacacatgtgccactatttcaaggatgctacgtcatcgagtcccgccgaaggaccaggatgcttggaattctaccgacgccggcgtccttcgttgcgggaaatatcgaggctgcacatgtgtatcctccgtagtcttaaaatccccacaatgctttgcgcacggaccaatttcccaaatctttggcggaaaatttaaagcggggcctctcatatgacgtaCACCTGCACACCTGTTTCGACcgttcttcgttttccgaggctaggaaggattcttgccttgcttctgaaggacctgactcggaagacatgtcctaccaaggaagcgtcctcgacattgagaaacacccacttgCTACCTAATGTTAAGTATTGTGATGTCACAACTTTTATCTCAAATTATGAAACTTATTCCTTTGATAATTTAAACTAATGAATGAGTTAAATCAGTCAGCTGCCTTACGAATATTaccaaaatacagtttaaatattaaattgttctaatttatttcatgtttttcaCAGTTTTTATTTCCTTGGATAAActttaaatcatattttttatattttaaactctTACATTTGGTACTCTTATGTAATCACTGTAGGTCGCTATTGTTTGGTTAGCGTATACAATTAGCTAGACCTGTACAATTCAAGCTTTCCATGTTAAGATGGACATTTCTTTTTGTACAGTGTGCTTCGACACCTTCCACCGTGTAAACCAGAAAGCATTCTTCTGGTTTTCTGATATTTGAATTGTCCCATGAATGGATTGTCTAAATCTAAAGTGTAAACATTGCAGCGAGGATATGACGACAGGACTGGCTTGTCTAATGCGTTTTAGCGATAACAGTTCAGCATATTTCTCAACCAACATCATcaagttatacaaaaataagaaataGCTCTTGAATACATTCACTTGTACAGTATACCGTGAATGTATCCATAGCTACAGTGGGGTTTAAAAAGCACAAATAGAATATGCACATCATTTACTAAAGACTGAGACCTATGGTAAGAAAAATAATTTGGCTTGAGAAAGTATTTCTCCACTTTAAACATATCATCACTATGAAAGCAAGAAACATCTCAGTACAAGTGTCATGTTAGTGAACTCAACATGATAGCTTGTTAATCAATTCATCCGCGAGGGAACAATCTATAAGCCTGACACTTTGTAATATATATAAACTAACTTTATGAATTAAAGGGAAAATCCACCTCAATGCTTACACTGTTGGTTAAATTATATGTAATGGTGCATTTTACTGAATTAGTTTGAGTATCAATGGTACTCATTTGACTAATGCCCAAACCAGGATTTCTTAAATGGAGGTATGCTTTTCAGCCGTCTAAAAGTGTGGTCCCAAATGGTCCCAAGCTAAACCTGAGGGGTCCCAAGCTAAACCTGAGGGGTCCCAAGATGATAAACATGTAACATCAAAAGCAAATGTTTCCCTCTACTGTAATGAATGAATGCATCCGAGCATGGAAATCCCTCTTTGGTCAAACTTCTGAAATTAATATTGACATGTTCAGTGTAAGAGCATCCGTGGGTTCATTTTCCCTTTAAGAAAGGACCATATCTTCAAAAACAAAAACTGCATGAAACAAACTTCTGAAAGGCAACCAGTCTTTTGCAAATCCCCACAACCAGCAGTGGTGTCTGGATGTTTTGTAATATTgtaaacattttgttttaaagtcaTGCTAAAGTCTTTCATATTAATCACAATATATATCCACCTGGGACCAACTTGTCTCTATTTTAACCGCCTTATCTCTGTCATTCAGTTCTCACTCGTAATGACACACTCTGAACACGCCGTGCCATTCTCAACTAAACACATTGGATTTCATGTTAATTTGCACATTACGTTATTAGAGACACAACGACAGACTGTTCCCCCTTTTAGAATAAGCGTCTTTTGAATGCGATAGATCCATCCTAAGAGCAGGAGAAAAAGTTCCTCTAGCAGCTCGCCATGACCTTCCGATGACCTTTCAGTCCCTGTCTTCTTAAGCACAGACAAGTACATTACGATGACACGCATCACCGTTATTGTCCTCTCGCTGAATGTATTCTTCAGCTCAGTTTTATGTCTGAAGAAATGTAAACGCAGACGCAGAAATCCATGAAAAAAACCGTTTGATGTCCTGCAGGCAGTTTCTTTGAAGGGGAGCAGGCTTCTGTACCGAAGGCTGTGATCTGCTTGATTGAGGAGGTTGAGTTGATCACTAAAGATAACACAAAAGAACACCCAAAGGGCTTTGTGTGTTCTTTTGTTGTAAGGAAACCAGCTTCGATTGAACTTCTTCTGGTCCGAGGCCTCGTGAAACAAACAGCTTGAAAAAAGAAGGAAAGGTTTTGATTAGTAAACAAAAAATATACCAAATATATCCAGGCATTGCTCCACTTTTGTACCCAACGTTTTACTGCTTTGCGTAACTCTTCATGTCAGTAAATTAAAAACTTATGAGGTAATATCACTTTTTCTCAATAAAACACCTCGTCCCAGAGTTGTTCATGACTTTGGAAAGATTTAACACCTTTTAACTATTTTTATTTCTAAAATGTAATTAGTCAAACATACTTA of Pseudochaenichthys georgianus chromosome 10, fPseGeo1.2, whole genome shotgun sequence contains these proteins:
- the fgfbp2a gene encoding fibroblast growth factor binding protein 2a, which codes for MWTQVSALLLSLACCLWSAEAQTANRQSIWNNPIQFNTKAKDQCTMTITGQGEYTRLRLMCQSQQRSYWCEYIGQAHTCGSYNKNPRHYFVQMMWGLRKLHNACLGPRQIKPHMCRKAGDESQMVFSTGSFSRTSPEAPTRAKPAAQPARPQPQPIRPDSTRQPKAQPTARTNSQPLTPPVESNAKRLAQQYCWRSLRGICSYFIGLVRKN